In the genome of Prosthecobacter algae, one region contains:
- a CDS encoding fasciclin domain-containing protein: MKTLSLFATILAMAVTGITTQARAADDKTIVGVAAGAGQFNTLVAAVKAAGLVETLSGEGPFTVFAPTDEAFAKLPAGALEDLLKPENKEKLTAILTYHVVAGKVMAADVKSGDVKTVNGKEATLKVADGKVTIDKANVVKTDIAASNGVIHVIDTVLMPK; this comes from the coding sequence ATGAAAACATTATCCCTATTCGCCACCATCCTTGCCATGGCCGTCACTGGCATCACCACCCAGGCCCGTGCCGCCGATGACAAGACCATCGTCGGCGTGGCCGCAGGTGCAGGCCAGTTCAATACCCTCGTCGCTGCCGTGAAGGCTGCGGGCCTGGTGGAAACCCTCAGCGGTGAAGGCCCATTCACAGTCTTTGCCCCAACGGACGAAGCCTTCGCCAAACTGCCTGCGGGCGCTCTCGAAGATCTATTGAAGCCTGAGAACAAGGAAAAACTCACTGCCATCCTCACCTACCACGTCGTGGCGGGCAAAGTCATGGCAGCCGATGTCAAATCTGGAGACGTCAAAACTGTGAATGGCAAGGAAGCCACCCTCAAGGTCGCTGACGGCAAGGTCACGATTGACAAGGCCAACGTGGTGAAGACCGACATTGCCGCAAGCAATGGCGTGATCCACGTGATCGACACCGTGCTGATGCCTAAATAA
- a CDS encoding aminopeptidase P N-terminal domain-containing protein, producing MRYTPLPADLFVSNRQRLYKQLPPGSVVILHSNDVLPTNADGTLGFVQNSDLYYLSGIDQEESILVLFPDAPDEKMREMLFVRETNEHIALWEGEKLTKEAATSRSGIARVHWLHEFETPFRQVMCQAQQVYLNSNEHPRATIPTETRETRFTHRCLREYPLHDYRRLAPLMHDLRSVKQAAEIEALQEAIRITEAGFHRLLKFVKPGVHEFEIEAELSHEFIRQRARGFAYTPIIASGANACVLHYITNHCQCKDGEMLLLDVAANYANYNADLTRTIPVNGRFTARQCQVYAAVLKVFREASQMLRPGVLIREFQEEVGKVMTSELIGLGLLDRDDVEKQDPDRPLYKKYFPHGTSHHLGIDVHDVGQTWKPIQAGMVFTVEPGIYIREEGLGIRLENNLLIGSDRNTDLMASIPIEADEIEDLMASH from the coding sequence ATGCGCTACACACCTCTTCCCGCCGACCTCTTTGTCAGCAATCGCCAGCGTCTTTACAAACAATTGCCCCCAGGCTCCGTGGTGATCCTGCACTCGAACGATGTGCTGCCCACCAATGCCGACGGCACTCTGGGCTTTGTCCAAAACAGCGATCTCTACTACCTCAGCGGCATTGACCAGGAGGAGAGCATCCTGGTGCTATTCCCGGATGCACCTGATGAGAAAATGCGCGAGATGCTTTTTGTTAGGGAGACCAATGAACACATCGCCCTCTGGGAAGGTGAGAAGCTGACCAAGGAGGCTGCCACCAGCCGCTCCGGCATTGCCCGGGTGCATTGGCTTCACGAGTTTGAAACACCCTTCCGCCAAGTCATGTGCCAGGCACAGCAGGTGTATCTGAACTCGAACGAGCATCCGCGTGCCACCATCCCGACGGAGACGCGGGAGACACGCTTTACCCATCGCTGCCTGCGTGAATACCCGCTCCATGATTACCGACGGTTGGCGCCACTGATGCACGACCTTCGCAGCGTGAAGCAGGCGGCAGAAATCGAGGCGCTGCAGGAGGCCATCCGTATCACGGAGGCGGGCTTTCACCGTTTGTTAAAGTTTGTTAAACCGGGCGTGCATGAGTTTGAAATCGAGGCGGAGCTTTCTCACGAGTTCATCCGCCAGCGCGCCCGTGGTTTTGCCTACACGCCCATCATCGCCAGCGGGGCCAATGCCTGCGTGCTGCACTACATCACCAATCACTGCCAGTGCAAGGACGGGGAGATGCTGCTGCTGGATGTAGCTGCCAACTATGCGAACTACAATGCCGACCTCACCCGCACCATCCCGGTGAATGGTCGTTTTACCGCGCGTCAGTGCCAGGTGTATGCGGCGGTGCTGAAGGTGTTTCGGGAGGCTTCGCAGATGCTCCGCCCCGGGGTGCTCATCCGTGAATTCCAGGAGGAAGTGGGCAAGGTGATGACCTCCGAGCTCATCGGCCTGGGGCTGCTGGATCGGGACGATGTGGAGAAGCAGGATCCCGACCGGCCTCTCTACAAGAAGTACTTCCCCCACGGCACCAGCCATCATCTGGGCATTGATGTGCACGATGTGGGCCAAACCTGGAAACCCATCCAGGCGGGCATGGTCTTCACTGTGGAGCCCGGCATCTACATCCGCGAAGAGGGCCTGGGCATCCGCCTGGAAAACAACCTCCTCATCGGCAGCGACCGCAACACCGACCTCATGGCCAGCATCCCCATCGAGGCCGACGAAATCGAGGACCTGATGGCGAGCCATTGA
- a CDS encoding DUF1501 domain-containing protein, whose protein sequence is MPPAPDALLQATRRHFFSQCGMGIGSVALASLMAERGLSAASAAAAQAGPGVPVRGNHPAKAKNVIFLFMAGGPSQLELFDYKPVLQKLNGQPIPPSYIEGKRFAFMGSSHGVKLLGTRKEFKQHGQSGTWVSDMLPYTAGIVDDISVVTTCQTTLFNHAPAKLFMNTGSGQFGRPSMGSWVTYGIGSDSSDLPGFVVLQSGPRGPRGGAVNWGSGFLPTTYQGVPLRSQGEPILNLTTPASVDARSQRRVIDAVRDMNMKRLVATGDDEIQTRINAYEMAYRMQSSAPELIDIQGESKATLDLYGVDPSQPSFARNCLLARRLVERGVRFVQLYHTNWDSHGGKGETLEDDFPKVVHQVDQGCAALIHDLKSRGMLEETLVVWGGEFGRTPMGENRDKTGRNHHIDAFTMWFAGGGIKPGQTYGKTDELGFDGVEQKAHVHDIHATLLHLLGLDHEKLTFKFQGRDFRLTDVHGEILHGLLA, encoded by the coding sequence ATGCCCCCTGCCCCCGATGCCCTGCTCCAGGCCACCCGCCGCCATTTTTTCAGCCAATGTGGCATGGGAATCGGCAGCGTGGCGCTGGCTTCGCTGATGGCAGAGCGGGGACTCAGCGCGGCCAGTGCCGCCGCAGCCCAGGCTGGGCCCGGAGTCCCCGTGCGCGGCAACCACCCGGCGAAGGCGAAAAACGTCATCTTCCTGTTCATGGCCGGCGGGCCGTCACAGCTCGAACTGTTCGACTACAAGCCCGTGCTGCAAAAGCTCAACGGCCAGCCCATTCCGCCCAGTTACATCGAGGGGAAACGCTTCGCCTTCATGGGCAGCAGCCATGGGGTGAAACTGCTGGGCACACGCAAGGAATTCAAACAACACGGGCAAAGCGGCACCTGGGTGAGCGATATGCTGCCCTATACGGCGGGCATCGTGGATGACATCAGCGTGGTGACCACCTGCCAGACCACGCTTTTTAACCACGCCCCAGCGAAGCTGTTCATGAATACGGGCAGCGGCCAGTTTGGGCGGCCCAGCATGGGCTCCTGGGTGACCTACGGCATCGGCAGCGACTCCAGCGATCTACCCGGATTCGTCGTCCTGCAAAGCGGGCCGCGTGGGCCACGTGGCGGTGCGGTGAACTGGGGCAGCGGCTTTTTGCCTACTACCTATCAAGGCGTGCCACTGCGCAGTCAGGGGGAGCCAATCCTCAATCTGACCACCCCTGCAAGTGTGGACGCGCGCAGCCAGCGCCGCGTCATCGATGCCGTGCGGGACATGAACATGAAACGGCTGGTGGCCACGGGTGACGACGAGATCCAGACTCGCATCAATGCCTATGAAATGGCCTATCGCATGCAATCCAGCGCTCCGGAGCTGATCGACATCCAGGGTGAATCCAAGGCCACGCTGGATCTCTACGGAGTGGACCCCTCGCAGCCGTCTTTCGCACGCAACTGTTTGTTAGCCCGTCGCCTGGTGGAGCGCGGCGTTCGCTTTGTGCAGCTTTACCACACGAACTGGGATAGCCATGGCGGCAAGGGCGAGACGCTGGAAGATGACTTCCCAAAGGTGGTGCACCAGGTGGATCAGGGCTGCGCTGCGCTGATCCATGACCTCAAATCTCGCGGCATGCTGGAGGAAACCCTAGTGGTCTGGGGGGGTGAATTTGGCCGCACCCCCATGGGAGAAAACCGCGATAAAACGGGACGGAATCATCACATTGATGCCTTCACCATGTGGTTCGCCGGCGGCGGCATCAAACCGGGGCAGACCTACGGCAAGACGGATGAACTCGGCTTTGATGGCGTGGAGCAGAAGGCCCACGTGCATGACATCCATGCCACCCTACTACACTTGCTAGGGCTGGACCATGAGAAGCTGACCTTCAAGTTCCAGGGGCGCGACTTTCGACTCACGGATGTGCATGGCGAGATCCTGCACGGCCTGCTGGCTTAA
- a CDS encoding right-handed parallel beta-helix repeat-containing protein: MRLSFALFLFVAPALAETVVQVSPGGPIASPQAAIEQVRGLRQGGEKGAVAVEFATGDYFIEQALKMTAADSGTSTGPTVYRTAKDAQVTFTGGQKVTGWKQVEEGLWQAEVKGKFEQLWINGRRAVRARTPNALGNRPGAVGGYFNAKSQAAADMFKGLGKPSFEAFVARPADYEVLKGIRKDERSEVLLTVMQTWTVGQCRIKELNDEARAIRIVGASRYPFVEFEPDQRWYAENFRAALDAPGEWFLSKAGQLLYKPLPGEDMNTVEAIVPVTEKLLLLDGVQHVRFEGLTLAHAQHLYGPAGHHDGQAAAGVGAVVELDRSQHISFHDCEIKHTGGYAIWFRTACAHSELSHCYLHDLGGGGVRLGDIKMPNEDTLTHHIVVDDCIIHSGGRLFPSACGVFLAHAADCEVTHCDIGDLYYTGISAGWVWGYKHSPSKRNRLDFNHIHHLGWGVLSDMGGFYGLGRSEGTTVSHNHVHDVGSYRYGGWGLYTDEGSTGVTLTHNVVHDTSESTFHQHYGKWNQVSHNVFAYGRKAQIQRTRPEKHASFAYENNVVIYDTEKLLDGSDYNWGTGTYEMRNNVYWNSAGLPVKFHEADLAEWQAKTGHDEGSIVADPLFVDAAKRDFRLKKESPALKMGFIPGDVSEAGVRGEGEWKKQATSLSFPDFWEQSKPWPMPPYEVKEDFENMGLSFPVLPRQEIRWQNKGDSIYVVEDQAASGKRSLKITDAPGLDPTWDPHLVLKPGFKAGKVTVAFQVRMEKGAKFFMDCRDSGQKYLTGPSLAFEGESIIERRSKKKVAFPAETWARVEMTATLGEKAPGKWSLKITPAGQPTQEFLDLPCDADWNELAWLGFVSTATEKVAFWLDDLTVVVTE; the protein is encoded by the coding sequence ATGCGTCTTTCATTCGCTCTTTTTTTGTTTGTGGCACCCGCCTTGGCCGAGACGGTGGTGCAGGTGAGTCCAGGTGGTCCCATCGCCTCACCTCAGGCTGCGATTGAGCAAGTGCGTGGGCTTCGTCAGGGAGGCGAGAAAGGGGCGGTGGCCGTGGAGTTTGCCACCGGAGATTACTTCATTGAGCAGGCGCTGAAAATGACAGCGGCTGACAGTGGTACGAGCACTGGACCTACGGTTTACCGCACGGCGAAAGATGCCCAGGTGACTTTCACCGGCGGGCAAAAGGTGACGGGGTGGAAGCAGGTGGAAGAGGGGCTGTGGCAGGCCGAGGTGAAGGGGAAGTTTGAGCAGCTCTGGATCAATGGTCGCCGCGCGGTGCGGGCACGCACGCCAAATGCGCTGGGGAATCGGCCGGGGGCGGTGGGTGGTTATTTCAATGCGAAATCGCAAGCGGCTGCCGACATGTTTAAAGGGCTGGGCAAGCCGAGTTTTGAAGCCTTTGTGGCACGCCCAGCGGACTACGAAGTGCTGAAAGGCATCCGGAAAGATGAGCGCAGCGAGGTGCTGCTGACGGTGATGCAGACCTGGACGGTGGGTCAGTGCCGGATCAAAGAGCTCAATGACGAAGCGCGGGCCATTCGCATCGTCGGTGCTTCCCGCTACCCCTTTGTCGAGTTCGAGCCGGATCAGCGCTGGTATGCGGAGAACTTCCGCGCAGCCTTGGATGCTCCTGGTGAGTGGTTCCTTTCCAAGGCGGGACAGTTGCTTTACAAACCGCTGCCCGGTGAGGACATGAACACCGTGGAGGCTATCGTGCCGGTGACGGAAAAACTGCTGCTGCTGGATGGTGTGCAGCATGTCCGTTTTGAAGGGCTGACCCTTGCGCATGCCCAGCATCTGTATGGCCCCGCTGGGCATCACGATGGACAGGCGGCGGCAGGGGTGGGCGCGGTGGTGGAGCTGGATCGCAGCCAGCACATCAGTTTCCACGACTGTGAAATTAAACACACCGGTGGTTATGCCATCTGGTTCCGCACCGCTTGTGCCCACAGTGAATTGAGCCACTGCTACCTGCATGATCTCGGCGGCGGTGGCGTGCGTCTGGGAGATATCAAGATGCCGAATGAAGACACCCTCACGCATCATATCGTGGTGGATGACTGCATCATTCACAGCGGGGGTCGTCTTTTTCCTAGCGCGTGTGGTGTCTTCCTGGCTCATGCGGCGGACTGTGAGGTTACGCATTGTGACATTGGCGATCTTTATTACACGGGCATCAGCGCAGGCTGGGTGTGGGGTTACAAACACAGCCCATCGAAGCGGAATCGGCTCGACTTCAATCACATCCACCATCTCGGCTGGGGTGTGCTGAGTGACATGGGCGGCTTTTACGGCCTGGGCCGCAGCGAGGGCACCACAGTGAGCCATAACCATGTGCACGATGTGGGCAGCTATCGCTACGGTGGCTGGGGCCTCTACACGGATGAAGGCAGCACTGGGGTGACGCTGACTCACAATGTGGTGCATGACACCAGCGAGTCCACCTTTCACCAGCACTACGGCAAATGGAACCAGGTGAGCCACAATGTTTTTGCCTATGGTCGCAAGGCGCAGATCCAGCGCACGCGGCCGGAAAAGCACGCCTCCTTCGCCTATGAAAACAATGTGGTGATCTATGACACGGAAAAGCTCCTGGATGGTAGCGACTATAACTGGGGCACCGGCACCTATGAGATGCGCAACAACGTCTATTGGAACAGCGCCGGATTGCCGGTGAAGTTCCATGAGGCAGACCTGGCCGAGTGGCAGGCGAAGACGGGGCATGATGAAGGCAGCATCGTCGCCGATCCTTTGTTCGTGGATGCCGCGAAGCGTGACTTTCGCCTGAAAAAGGAGAGTCCGGCGCTGAAGATGGGGTTCATCCCAGGCGATGTCAGCGAAGCAGGCGTGCGTGGGGAAGGGGAGTGGAAAAAACAGGCCACCTCCCTGAGCTTTCCAGATTTCTGGGAGCAATCGAAACCGTGGCCCATGCCACCTTATGAGGTGAAGGAAGACTTTGAAAACATGGGCCTCAGCTTCCCGGTTCTGCCTCGCCAGGAAATACGCTGGCAGAACAAAGGCGATAGCATCTACGTGGTGGAAGACCAGGCCGCCAGTGGCAAGCGCAGCCTCAAGATCACTGATGCTCCTGGCCTGGACCCCACCTGGGATCCTCATCTGGTCCTGAAGCCCGGATTTAAAGCGGGCAAGGTCACTGTCGCCTTTCAGGTGCGGATGGAAAAAGGGGCTAAGTTCTTCATGGACTGTCGTGATTCCGGCCAGAAGTATCTGACGGGGCCGAGCCTGGCCTTTGAGGGGGAAAGCATCATCGAGCGCCGCAGCAAAAAGAAGGTCGCTTTTCCGGCGGAGACCTGGGCGCGGGTGGAAATGACGGCCACGCTTGGGGAAAAAGCCCCCGGCAAGTGGTCGCTCAAGATCACCCCGGCAGGCCAGCCGACCCAGGAGTTCCTGGATCTGCCCTGCGATGCCGACTGGAATGAACTCGCCTGGTTGGGCTTTGTCAGCACGGCCACGGAGAAGGTCGCCTTTTGGCTGGATGATCTGACGGTGGTGGTGACCGAGTAA
- the fbaA gene encoding class II fructose-bisphosphate aldolase: protein MPVATPAQYRAMLDAAQKGGYAYPAINVTSLPTINGALKAFAESKSDGIIQVSTGGGEFASGTAVKDMALGAIVLAEAVHILAEKYDVLIALHTDHCHPKNVEKFLKPLLAATKARRDAGKGNLFNSHMFDGSELPLEENMRISKELLQQCAELDIILEIEAGVVGGEEDGHDTSGVANDKLYTTPEDMLTVYETLNGVGRFMFAATFGNVHGAYKPGAVKLKPTILKDGQAAVIGKYGEKAEMDLVFHGGSGTPLEEIRETLGYGVIKMNIDTDTQYAFTRPIVGHIMKNYDGVLKIDGEVGDKKAYDPRGYLKKGEQGLCERMKEACDDLLSTGNTIFGKV, encoded by the coding sequence ATGCCCGTCGCCACCCCTGCCCAATACCGTGCCATGCTCGATGCCGCCCAGAAAGGCGGTTACGCCTACCCGGCCATCAATGTCACCTCCCTGCCCACCATCAACGGTGCGCTGAAGGCCTTTGCCGAATCGAAGTCGGACGGCATTATCCAGGTTTCCACCGGCGGCGGTGAGTTTGCCTCCGGCACTGCCGTGAAAGACATGGCCCTGGGTGCCATCGTGCTGGCGGAAGCCGTGCACATCCTGGCTGAGAAATACGATGTCCTCATCGCTCTCCATACCGACCATTGCCATCCGAAGAACGTCGAGAAGTTCCTGAAGCCCCTTTTGGCTGCCACCAAGGCCCGTCGCGATGCAGGCAAAGGCAACCTCTTCAACAGCCACATGTTCGATGGTTCCGAGCTGCCCCTCGAAGAGAACATGCGCATCTCCAAGGAGCTGCTGCAGCAGTGTGCAGAGCTGGACATCATCCTCGAGATCGAAGCCGGTGTGGTCGGTGGTGAGGAAGACGGCCATGACACCTCGGGTGTGGCCAATGACAAGCTCTACACCACCCCCGAAGACATGCTGACCGTCTATGAGACGCTCAATGGCGTGGGGCGTTTCATGTTCGCCGCCACCTTTGGCAACGTCCATGGCGCTTACAAGCCAGGTGCCGTGAAGCTGAAGCCGACCATCCTCAAGGATGGCCAGGCCGCCGTCATCGGCAAGTATGGTGAGAAGGCAGAGATGGACCTCGTGTTCCACGGCGGCAGCGGCACCCCGCTGGAAGAGATCCGCGAAACTCTCGGTTACGGCGTCATCAAGATGAACATTGATACGGACACCCAGTATGCCTTCACCCGCCCCATCGTAGGCCACATCATGAAGAACTATGATGGCGTGCTGAAGATCGACGGCGAAGTGGGCGACAAAAAAGCCTACGACCCACGCGGTTACCTCAAGAAGGGCGAACAGGGCCTCTGCGAACGCATGAAGGAAGCCTGCGACGACCTCCTGAGCACGGGTAACACCATCTTCGGCAAGGTTTAA